In Cydia splendana chromosome 3, ilCydSple1.2, whole genome shotgun sequence, one DNA window encodes the following:
- the LOC134806350 gene encoding TBC domain-containing protein kinase-like protein, giving the protein MEEKDYKFAACTYFAKNHPGETCGSNGLPLTPSSITILGWAQRLLTIEHPNLCTYLDVIRGKHERIIVVAEVIGKSLSEYKSRFTHNEIKNIAYQVATALAYLQEQDIMHRTLSDDNILVDSEGRVKLFNYGMYYMTGGGQEVLFPLGVPRYLSPETILDGGGPAADVWTFGIILLELCLGKLWTNLKPGPILRRILTLVHAGSPAERIARENDLFDAYKQIPEDLRTIIEKCLKILPSERATFSDIVKDLSHMDVQLPVQSKPPRGLMGCKLQYLYHWWQLAGGDVQAKLKKNGLIKNSPPILSMPSAILLDGCTVGGKVGALFDRRIAKYSLELLKARLSHVPIHDYYPLMHERRKEFDAVSLPRIIRERDTEYQFYRLLWFQRLMHGYPYTTSYIRAEAEVDIPPLIRGHVWAALLGVVGDIEDRYERIDKETPTPTDRQIDVDIPRCHQYCWLLCGSAGHRGLKRLLKAWLLTNPQYVYWQGLDSLTAPFLYLNFNNEARAFACLSAFVPRFLHKFFLKDNSAVIKEYLAKFWQMVAFHEPELVTHLFEIGFEPNLFAIPWFLTMFSHVFPLHKILHLWDAFLVEGPALPIFMGVGILRQLRDTLLESGFNECILLFSDLPEIDIGECVKESIEMCRSSPRSITYRRFTNDAEVKDPMDAVEIPMDVLCAECCPRISLSDFFSLICQDKCCVIDIRSNLLYEKSCIEGSFNIPYSGVHLGQHELQSLGPNNNKILTEAIKLKKTVVVASAEDETAQLFSSYLVKCHVPRVCVLHDGTHALHTHVPSLFTVPRNDRK; this is encoded by the exons ATGGAGGAAAAAGATTACAAGTTTGCGGCATGCACGTATTTCGCTAAGAATCATCCGGGCGAGACCTGCGGCAGCAACGGTCTGCCATTGACGCCGAGTTCTATAACTATACTGGGCTGGGCGCAGCGACTGCTCACTATAGAGCATCCTAATTTGTGCACATACCTTGATGTTATACGGGGGAAACATG AGAGGATCATAGTGGTAGCCGAAGTAATAGGCAAGTCACTCAGCGAATACAAATCAAGGTTCACccacaatgaaataaaaaacattGCCTACCAAGTGGCTACAGCCCTCGCATACTTACAAGAGCAGGATATAATGCATCGGACATTGTCCGATGATAACATCTTAGTGGACAGCGAGGGGAGAGTCAAGCTGTTTAATTATGGCATGTATTATATGACCGGAGGGGGGCAGGAAGTTTTATTCCCACTTGG TGTTCCAAGATACTTGAGCCCAGAAACAATCCTAGACGGCGGAGGCCCAGCCGCAGACGTGTGGACCTTTGGGATTATACTCCTGGAGCTGTGCTTGGGCAAGTTGTGGACCAACCTGAAGCCCGGACCGATTTTGAGAAGGATACTTACTTTAGTTCACGCTGGGAGTCCGGCTGAGAGAATCGCTAGAGAAAATGACCTGTTTGATGCTTATAAG caaatacCAGAAGACCTCCGAACCATTATCGAGAAATGTCTAAAAATTCTCCCAAGCGAACGCGCCACTTTTTCCGATATCGTCAAAGACCTATCTCATATGGACGTTCAATTGCCCGTTCAAAGTAAACCGCCCCGCGGTCTGATGGGGTGCAAGCTACAGTACTTGTATCATTGGTGGCAGCTAGCCGGAGGGGATGTGCAGGCCAAGTTGAAGAAGAATGGACTGATTAAGAATAGTCCCCCTATTTTGTCTATGCCTTC AGCAATCCTCCTCGACGGTTGCACAGTAGGTGGCAAAGTCGGTGCGCTCTTCGACCGCCGAATAGCCAAATATAGCCTAGAACTACTAAAGGCTAGGTTATCACACGTTCCTATACACGACTACTATCCTCTGATGCATGAGAGGAGAAAGGAGTTTGATGCTGTTTCTTTACCGAGAATTATAAGGGAAAGAGATACGGAATACCAGTTTTATAGGCTGCTGTGGTTTCAGAGACTAATGCAT GGCTACCCCTACACAACATCATACATCCGGGCAGAAGCGGAAGTGGACATTCCACCGCTGATCCGCGGACATGTCTGGGCTGCCTTATTGGGCGTTGTCGGCGACATAGAGGATCGTTATGAAAGAATCGACAAAGAGACGCCCACGCCTACTGATAGACAG ATTGACGTAGACATCCCTCGCTGCCACCAATACTGTTGGCTTCTCTGCGGCTCTGCGGGGCACAGGGGCCTGAAGAGATTACTGAAGGCGTGGCTGCTGACTAACCCACAATACGTTTACTGGCAAGGACTGGACTCCTTAACTGCACCGTTCCTTTACCTCAACTTTAATAATGAAG CCCGTGCCTTCGCTTGCCTATCAGCATTCGTGCCACGTTTTCTACATAAGTTCTTCCTAAAG gaCAACAGCGCCGTAATTAAAGAGTATCTAGCCAAATTCTGGCAGATGGTCGCCTTCCATGAACCGGAATTGGTCACACACCTCTTCGAGATCGGCTTCGAGCCGAATCTGTTCGCCATACCGTGGTTCCTCACTATGTTCTCAC ATGTGTTCCCCCTCCACAAGATCCTGCACCTGTGGGATGCTTTTCTCGTCGAAGGTCCCGCATTACCCATATTCATGGGCGTGGGGATCCTCAGGCAGTTGCGAGACACGCTCCTAGAGTCAGGGTTCAACGAGTGTATACTGCTGTTCTCCGATCTGCCCGAGATCGATATTGGCGAATGTGTTAAG GAGTCCATCGAGATGTGTCGCAGCTCGCCTCGGAGTATAACATACAGACGCTTTACGAATGACGCCGAAGTTAAAGATCCAATG GATGCAGTAGAAATACCCATGGATGTATTGTGCGCGGAATGTTGTCCGCGTATCAGTCTGTCTGACTTCTTCTCCCTGATATGCCAAGACAAGTGCTGTGTTATCGACATAAGGTCTAATTTGCT CTACGAAAAGAGCTGCATAGAAGGCAGCTTTAACATACCGTACAGCGGGGTACATCTCGGCCAACATGAGTTACAGTCGCTCGGGCCGAACAACAACAAGATTTTAACTGAGGCGATTAAGTTGAAGAAAACTGTGGTCGTGGCGTCGGCGGAGGATGAGACCGCTCAATTG TTCAGCTCGTATCTGGTGAAGTGTCACGTGCCCCGCGTGTGTGTGCTGCACGACGGTACACACGCGCTACACACACACGTGCCATCTCTATTCACCGTGCCCAGGAACGACCGGAAATAG